Below is a window of Geminocystis sp. M7585_C2015_104 DNA.
TTTACCAATATCACCGTCGCCCAATTAATTCTGTCTATCGTCGTGTGGTAGAAGAATTAATTGTGGAAATGCATTTGCTGTCTGTCAATGTTGACTTTCGACCTGAGCCGATTTATTATCTAGGTGTCTGTGAGAGTTTCCGCCGTTTTATGGAGGGTTATACCCCCGAAAAAGATAAGAATTCTATTTTTCGCGCCTTATGTCTTTCCGTAGAAGGCAACCCCGACGAATATCAACAACTCTCACAGGCGTTACTTAATTATGCCAAGGATAACCCTCCCTCTAAAGTCATCGACTGGCTGTTAAATCCCACCCCTTTTGACGGCTTGGCGTCTGTGGCTGCTTCTTGGCGTCAAGCCTTAGACAATCCCCGTTTCAAATATAGTCGTCTCTTTGCCATTGGTTTATACACTCTCATGACTGCCAGTGACGAGGAATTGGCTAAAAATCAAGACAAGTTTGTGGAAACCATCCAACCCCTTGCCGACAAACTCAATTTACCCGTAGAAAAACTCAAAAAGGATTTAGATTTGTACCGCAGTAACTTGGAGAAAATGAAGCAAATGCTCAGTGTAATGTCGGATATTTTAGAAGCTGCCAGGAAAAAAAGACAAGAAGAGTCTTCTGCCAAAAACGGTGCTAATCACCAATAAATGCTATAATCTATCCCACCACTTTAAATTCCCAAATACCCCACCAACAAAGGGAAAAACATTATGTTAGACCTAAAAAAAATTAGGGAAAATCCAGATGGAGTTTTGGAAAAGTTACGAAAGAGAGGACAAGAATACAGCTTAGAAGCCATATTAGAGTTAGATAAAAAGCAGAGAGAAATAGAGAAGAAAAGAATAGAATTACAGGCTAGGGGCAATGAAATAGGAAAGATAATTGGACAAAAAATTAGGGGGGGAGCTAACCCCCAGAGTGAGGAAATTCTAAAACTAAAACAGGAGGGGAATGATATAAAGGCCGTTTTGGCGGAATTGGAGCCTCAGGAAAGAGAATTAAAGGCTCAAATAGAGGCCCTATTGTTAGAATTACCCAATTTGCCCTGTGATACTACCCCGGTGGGCAAAGATGAAAAAGACAATGTGGAAGTAAGACGTTGGGGAGACGAATATATACCCGACAACCCCAATCTGTTATCCCACGAGGAAATAGGGGAAAAACTGGGCATTATTGACGTCCAGAGGGCAGTGAAAATCGCTCAGAGTCGTTTTGTTGCCCTGATAGGCCCTGGGGCTGCCCTAGAAAGGGCTCTTATCAACTTTATGTTAGACCAACAGATCCAAGCTGGCTACAAGGAAATCCTACCTCCCTACTTAGTAAATTCTGCCACCCTACAGGGAACAGGACAACTGCCAAAGTTTGCCGATGAGAGTTTTAAGTGTGACAAAGATGATTTATGGCTAATCCCGACTGCGGAAGTCCCCGTTACCAACTTCTATCGGGAGGAAATCCTAGAGGCGGACATGTTACCCATATACCACTGTGCCTTTACCCCCTGTTTCCGTAGGGAAGCCGGCAGTTATGGGCGAGACATTAAGGGTTTAATCCGTCTCCATCAATTCCATAAGGTGGAATTAGTCAAAATAGTCCACCCCGACACCAGCCACCTGGAACATGAGAAAATGGTACAGGATGCTGAACGCATACTGCAATTACTACGGCTGCCTTATAGGGTGGTAGAATTGTGCACAGGAGATTTAGGCTTTAGTGCCGCCAAGTGCTATGACATAGAAGTGTGGTTACCCTCCGCCAACACCTACCGGGAAATCTCCAGTTGTTCCAACTGTCTCGACTTCCAAGCTAGACGCGCCAATATCCGTTTCCGGGAAAAAGGCAAAAAGGGTACTTCTTTCGTCCATACCCTCAATGGCTCAGGTTTAGCAGTGGGGCGCACTATGGCAGCCATTTTGGAAATCTATCAACTCCCCAATGGCAATGTTCGTATACCAGAAGTGCTACAGCAGTACCTAAAAAGAGAGGTATTAGTGGAGGGCTAGTGGGGGTATGAAACTGATAGTAGCCACTGGCAATCCGGGGAAACTGAAGGAAATGCGGGCCTATTTGCAGGGATTGCCGGTAGAATTGGCGAGTAAACCCCCGGAATTGGAAATAGCAGAAACCGGCAGCACCTTTGCAGAAAATGCCCGGCTAAAGGCCTCCCAGACTGCTATGGCCCTCCGCCAATGGGCTATTGCCGACGACTCTGGGCTTTCCGTTACCTCCTTGGGAGGCAAACCCGGTGTCTATTCTGCCCGTTATGGTAATACTGATGCTGAGCGTATTGCCAGACTCTTGCAAGAATTACGAGGGAGTGATGACCGTAGTGCGAGATTCATCTGTGCCATTGCCTTAGCCAACCCCCAGGGGGAGATAGTTATTGAGACGGAGGGGGTGTGTGAAGGGGTGATTTCAGAGACACCCATGGGAGAAGGGGGTTTTGGGTATGATCCCATATTCTACATCCCCGCCGCCGGAAAAACTTTTGCCCAGATGTCTGTGGAGGAGAAGGGCAATTACAGTCACCGGGGTAAAGCCTTTGCCCAATTTCGCCCACTTTTGCAGTCTCTTCTAGAAAAGGCATGAATATGAAGGAAGTTATTGGCGTGGATTTGGGGGGTACCAACATCAAAATGGGGCGTTTTACCCCCACAGGCGACTGTCTGGAATCCCTTACCATCCCCACCCCCCAACCCTCTACCCCCGCCGCCGTGGTGGAAGCTATTTCCCATGGCGTTAACCGCCTCAACCGTCATAAACAGGCCCTTGCCTTGGGGGTTGGTACACCTGGTCCTGCTGATGCTACAGGTCGAATTGCATTAGTAGCCATTAATCTCACAGACTGGCACAATGTACCCCTGGCGGAATTGTTGGAGGCGAAAACCGGGTTAGCCACTGTCATAGCCAATGATGCCAATTGTGCCGGATTAGCAGAAGCCTGGTTAGGCGCTGGCAAAGGCCATAGTAATCTTGTACTTCTTACCCTGGGCACAGGGGTAGGTGGGGCCATCATCCTCAATGGCAAACTATTTACAGGACATTTGGGGGCCGCCGGCGAACTAGGCCTAATTACCCTCAACCCCGATGGCCCTCCCTGTAACAGCGGCAACCAGGGCTCTCTGGAACAGTATGTCTCCGCTACTGCAATAATACGAGAAACGGGAAAGACGCCCGCCTCCTTGGCCTTGTTAGCGGAAAAAAACGACCCGGAAGCCTTGACTTTTTGGCAGAACTATGGTAGGAGACTGGGGGCGGGGTTAGC
It encodes the following:
- a CDS encoding photosystem II biogenesis protein Psp29, which translates into the protein MDKNRTLSDTKRSFYQYHRRPINSVYRRVVEELIVEMHLLSVNVDFRPEPIYYLGVCESFRRFMEGYTPEKDKNSIFRALCLSVEGNPDEYQQLSQALLNYAKDNPPSKVIDWLLNPTPFDGLASVAASWRQALDNPRFKYSRLFAIGLYTLMTASDEELAKNQDKFVETIQPLADKLNLPVEKLKKDLDLYRSNLEKMKQMLSVMSDILEAARKKRQEESSAKNGANHQ
- the serS gene encoding serine--tRNA ligase, with the protein product MLDLKKIRENPDGVLEKLRKRGQEYSLEAILELDKKQREIEKKRIELQARGNEIGKIIGQKIRGGANPQSEEILKLKQEGNDIKAVLAELEPQERELKAQIEALLLELPNLPCDTTPVGKDEKDNVEVRRWGDEYIPDNPNLLSHEEIGEKLGIIDVQRAVKIAQSRFVALIGPGAALERALINFMLDQQIQAGYKEILPPYLVNSATLQGTGQLPKFADESFKCDKDDLWLIPTAEVPVTNFYREEILEADMLPIYHCAFTPCFRREAGSYGRDIKGLIRLHQFHKVELVKIVHPDTSHLEHEKMVQDAERILQLLRLPYRVVELCTGDLGFSAAKCYDIEVWLPSANTYREISSCSNCLDFQARRANIRFREKGKKGTSFVHTLNGSGLAVGRTMAAILEIYQLPNGNVRIPEVLQQYLKREVLVEG
- the rdgB gene encoding RdgB/HAM1 family non-canonical purine NTP pyrophosphatase; its protein translation is MKLIVATGNPGKLKEMRAYLQGLPVELASKPPELEIAETGSTFAENARLKASQTAMALRQWAIADDSGLSVTSLGGKPGVYSARYGNTDAERIARLLQELRGSDDRSARFICAIALANPQGEIVIETEGVCEGVISETPMGEGGFGYDPIFYIPAAGKTFAQMSVEEKGNYSHRGKAFAQFRPLLQSLLEKA
- a CDS encoding ROK family protein, coding for MNMKEVIGVDLGGTNIKMGRFTPTGDCLESLTIPTPQPSTPAAVVEAISHGVNRLNRHKQALALGVGTPGPADATGRIALVAINLTDWHNVPLAELLEAKTGLATVIANDANCAGLAEAWLGAGKGHSNLVLLTLGTGVGGAIILNGKLFTGHLGAAGELGLITLNPDGPPCNSGNQGSLEQYVSATAIIRETGKTPASLALLAEKNDPEALTFWQNYGRRLGAGLASIIYVLTPEVVIIGGGICKSAKYFLPATIAEVEKRVLPSSRVGLKITVAQLGEKAGMVGAAFLAWQTFFPSQ